Below is a genomic region from Pyrococcus kukulkanii.
AGTACTTGAATCCTTCGCCATCAACTATGTGGAACTCAAACGGATGATTGTCGGGAAGTTCGGCGAGCTCTTCAATTTTCTCCCTGATATCGTTTTCATCTGGAAGTTTTTTGACCTTTACTAGAACATCAACGTCGCTCCCCGCGGTGAATTTTCCAGTTAGGACGCTTCCGAAAATGTATATTTCACACTCTCCAAAAATCTCCCTGCATGCCCTCTCTATGGCAGGGAGGTACTTGCGGTAGTTTTTAATCACATGATGTACCTTTCCCTTCCCTTCTTTATCATCTTCTTCACTAATTCTTCTCTCGAATTCATCAGCAAGAACCTCCACGAATTTAATGACGTCCTTTGCAAGCTTTGATAACTCTTCCGCATCCTCCTTCTCATAAACCTTGGGCTCGTACCTCGCGAGGATGTGCGCTGATTCTAGCTCTTTCAAAATACTCCTGTTTTCTTTTATGAACTCGCTTATCTTATCTTGGGCTTCTATCGCCTCACTGAGGAACTCAAGTAGCTCCCTCAATGAATGCGTCTTAGGCTTGATTCCCGAGTACTTCACCAATAGGGCTTTGAGGTACAGCTGAAGTCCCTGCTCAGCCAAGAACACCGCGCTATCATATTTTTCCCTGGCCAGTGCAACTTCTGCAAGTTCAAGGAACTCGGCGGATTTATTTAACAGCACTTCGACTTCATCGTAATGCATTCCACCACCTAAAATTTCCTATCTCAAATAACGTTTTTAACGTTCCCTTCAAAATTCCTCGGGGTGAGGTTATGGCGAAGTGTCCTGTTTGCGGTTCGCCCCTTGACTGGAGGGAGCTCATCGATCAAATGCTAACCCTTGAAAACTTCAGCGAACTCCTTAAGAGCAAGGATGACTTCATAAATGCTTTGGAGAACTTTGCATTTAAATGTCCCCATTGCGGCGAAGAGTTTTACGGTAAGTTCCTGCCCAGGGATGAGGCTGAGAAAGTCTTTGATTTACTGAACGACTTTAAGGGGTCGATAGACTGGGAGAAGAAGAAGGTAAGGATAAGGCTGAATCAGCTGTTGGCTTTGGATAAAATGCTTGAGGAGTGGGATAAGAGGGTTAAAACTGGGAAATTTTA
It encodes:
- a CDS encoding HEPN domain-containing protein; translated protein: MHYDEVEVLLNKSAEFLELAEVALAREKYDSAVFLAEQGLQLYLKALLVKYSGIKPKTHSLRELLEFLSEAIEAQDKISEFIKENRSILKELESAHILARYEPKVYEKEDAEELSKLAKDVIKFVEVLADEFERRISEEDDKEGKGKVHHVIKNYRKYLPAIERACREIFGECEIYIFGSVLTGKFTAGSDVDVLVKVKKLPDENDIREKIEELAELPDNHPFEFHIVDGEGFKYYRDVLKVKLAKIDPSKTSQSP